In the genome of Gemmatimonadaceae bacterium, one region contains:
- a CDS encoding NAD-dependent epimerase/dehydratase family protein, whose amino-acid sequence MPRALVTGGTGLVGSHVVERLVRDGWIVRVLVRSHSRMIETLGGECVIGDVLDADGFARGAAGCEAIFHTAAAITPRGGWESFRRVNLDGTSHAIGAAKAAGARLVHLSSVAVYGPSGRYRNDGSKTDETTPLAPLPDGAHYARSKRESEELVMRAHSTGEIWATALRPTVIYGKRDRQFVPRMGRMLSRGFAPLIGGGGAIFSLVHAENVADGVVRAATSEVAGGRAYNLANDFEVTVRRFYELAAEGLGKRVRLVKLPLPVARGALRAVKAVSRALTGGALSIVSSASLSLLTRDNPFTSERARDDFGWAPTVHPEVGVPEAFRWWREHR is encoded by the coding sequence GTGCCGCGCGCGCTCGTGACGGGCGGCACGGGGTTGGTCGGGTCGCACGTCGTCGAACGTCTCGTGCGCGACGGATGGATCGTGCGCGTGCTCGTCCGATCGCACTCGCGCATGATCGAGACGCTCGGCGGCGAATGCGTGATCGGCGACGTCCTCGACGCCGACGGTTTTGCGCGAGGCGCCGCCGGCTGCGAGGCAATTTTTCATACGGCGGCGGCGATCACGCCGCGCGGCGGCTGGGAATCATTTCGGCGTGTCAATCTCGACGGCACTTCGCACGCGATCGGCGCAGCCAAGGCCGCCGGCGCGCGACTCGTTCACTTGAGCAGCGTCGCGGTGTACGGGCCCAGCGGGCGATATCGAAACGACGGTTCGAAGACCGACGAGACCACGCCGCTGGCGCCGTTGCCGGACGGAGCGCATTACGCGCGCTCCAAACGCGAGTCCGAGGAGCTCGTGATGCGAGCGCACTCGACGGGTGAGATCTGGGCGACCGCGCTCCGCCCGACGGTCATCTATGGAAAACGAGATCGTCAATTCGTGCCGCGCATGGGGCGGATGTTGTCGCGCGGCTTCGCGCCGCTCATCGGCGGAGGCGGCGCGATTTTCTCGCTGGTGCATGCGGAGAACGTCGCCGATGGCGTCGTGCGCGCCGCGACGAGCGAGGTGGCGGGCGGGCGCGCCTACAACCTCGCCAACGATTTCGAGGTCACGGTGCGGCGCTTCTACGAGCTGGCCGCCGAAGGACTCGGCAAGCGCGTTCGCTTGGTGAAGCTGCCGTTGCCGGTCGCGCGCGGCGCGCTGCGGGCCGTGAAGGCGGTCTCGCGCGCGCTGACCGGCGGCGCGTTGAGCATCGTCTCGAGCGCGTCGTTGTCGCTGCTCACGCGAGACAACCCGTTTACGTCGGAGCGCGCGCGCGACGATTTCGGTTGGGCGCCGACCGTACATCCCGAAGTCGGCGTGCCTGAGGCCTTTCGGTGGTGGCGCGAGCACCGCTGA
- a CDS encoding RNA polymerase sigma factor RpoD/SigA: protein MTETRSSKGYFRSSPSTAFDQYLQDIQKLPLISEPEEERRLARRAQKGDEKAAERLVTANLRFVISYVKKYQGHGLDLSELVAIGNEGLLKAVRKFDPDQGVKFISYAVWWVRQAVLKALAEQTRSVRIPLNQNSQLIRLARAETILAQVLKRDPTEGEVSQLLDETPENVRSARQMSATEVSLDAPIDRSDREASTLGERFAGVDGTEIEEVTDYKLMREFIDRVFKKYLTPRERKILYLYYGLEEGSEAMTLEKIGALMGVTRERIRQIRERAFEKLRESPDGRALSGFWAA from the coding sequence GTGACCGAGACCAGATCGTCGAAGGGTTATTTCCGATCGTCTCCGTCTACCGCGTTCGATCAGTACCTCCAAGACATTCAAAAGCTCCCGTTGATCAGCGAGCCCGAGGAAGAGCGGCGATTGGCGCGCCGGGCGCAGAAAGGGGACGAGAAAGCCGCCGAGCGGCTCGTCACGGCGAATCTCCGGTTCGTCATCTCCTACGTCAAGAAATACCAGGGCCACGGCCTCGACCTCAGTGAGCTCGTCGCCATCGGCAATGAAGGTTTGCTAAAAGCGGTGCGGAAGTTCGACCCGGACCAGGGCGTCAAGTTCATCTCGTACGCCGTCTGGTGGGTCCGACAAGCGGTGCTGAAAGCGCTCGCCGAACAAACTCGCTCCGTCCGCATCCCGCTCAATCAGAATTCGCAGCTCATCCGTCTCGCCCGCGCCGAGACGATCCTCGCCCAAGTCCTCAAGCGCGACCCCACCGAAGGCGAAGTCAGCCAGCTGCTCGACGAGACGCCCGAGAACGTCCGCTCGGCCCGTCAGATGTCGGCGACCGAAGTCAGCCTCGACGCCCCCATCGACAGGTCGGATCGCGAAGCCTCCACGCTTGGCGAGCGCTTTGCCGGCGTCGACGGCACCGAGATCGAGGAAGTCACCGACTACAAGCTGATGCGCGAGTTCATCGATCGCGTATTCAAGAAGTATCTCACGCCGCGCGAGCGAAAGATCCTCTACTTGTACTACGGACTCGAGGAAGGCTCCGAGGCAATGACGCTCGAGAAGATCGGCGCCCTCATGGGCGTGACCCGCGAGCGCATCCGCCAGATCCGCGAGCGCGCGTTCGAGAAGCTCCGAGAGTCGCCCGACGGCCGGGCCCTCTCCGGTTTCTGGGCCGCGTAG
- a CDS encoding FAD-linked oxidase C-terminal domain-containing protein has protein sequence MTSSRGALAPASPPPAIDRSLADRLAAIVGDKRVLFRPSELLTYASDALPSYHKQPGLAVFPGTRDEVVAVVRELARSNVPFVPRGAGTGLSGGALADGAVLVGLNRLTRVIAVDPENLTATVEPGVVNAALSRAVAPHGLHYAPDPSSQAACTIGGNVAENAGGPHCLKYGVTTNHILAITALLPNGEIVSLGSASGETDGYDMVGCFVGSEGCFGIALDITVRLTRNPEAVRTILADFLSLDAAARAVTSIVATGIIPAALEMIDQATIRAVEASIYAAGYPTDAAAALLIEVDGADAGLERDVATIESICNSSGARTVRVARDEAERARLWQGRKKAFGAMGRISSHLVVQDAVVPRTKLPEVLDKVRRIGEDLRLRVANVFHAGDGNLHPNIAYDANDPDESARVQTAMHAIMRACVDAGGTITGEHGIGIDKLQYMDLIFSPDSLAAMCSLRDVFDPDRRSNPGKVVPMHSCREWHGARSARQDAAKGPPVA, from the coding sequence GTGACCTCGTCCCGCGGCGCGCTCGCGCCGGCATCGCCTCCTCCCGCCATCGACCGCTCTCTCGCCGACCGCCTCGCCGCGATCGTCGGCGACAAGCGCGTGCTGTTCCGGCCGAGCGAGCTGCTGACCTACGCGTCCGACGCGCTGCCGTCGTACCACAAGCAACCGGGACTCGCCGTTTTCCCCGGCACACGCGACGAAGTCGTGGCCGTCGTCCGCGAGCTCGCGCGCTCGAACGTGCCGTTCGTGCCGCGCGGCGCCGGCACCGGCCTCTCCGGAGGCGCGCTCGCCGACGGCGCCGTGCTGGTTGGACTCAACCGATTGACGCGCGTCATCGCCGTCGATCCGGAGAACCTGACGGCGACCGTCGAGCCGGGCGTCGTGAACGCCGCGCTGAGCCGCGCCGTCGCGCCGCACGGCCTCCACTACGCGCCCGATCCGTCGAGCCAAGCCGCGTGCACGATCGGCGGCAACGTCGCCGAGAACGCGGGCGGCCCGCACTGCCTCAAGTACGGCGTCACGACGAACCACATCCTCGCCATCACCGCGCTCCTCCCCAACGGCGAGATCGTGTCGCTCGGCAGTGCTTCAGGCGAAACTGACGGCTACGACATGGTCGGTTGCTTCGTCGGATCCGAGGGCTGCTTCGGCATCGCGCTCGACATCACGGTTCGCCTCACGCGAAATCCCGAGGCGGTGCGGACGATCCTCGCCGATTTCCTGTCGCTCGACGCCGCCGCCCGCGCCGTCACCTCCATCGTCGCGACCGGAATCATTCCGGCCGCGCTCGAGATGATCGACCAAGCGACAATCCGGGCCGTTGAAGCGTCGATCTACGCCGCCGGATATCCGACTGACGCCGCCGCCGCGCTCCTCATTGAAGTGGACGGCGCCGACGCTGGACTCGAGCGCGACGTCGCCACGATCGAATCGATCTGCAACTCGAGCGGCGCGCGCACCGTGCGCGTCGCGCGCGACGAAGCCGAGCGGGCGCGCTTGTGGCAGGGACGCAAGAAGGCGTTCGGCGCGATGGGCCGGATCTCGTCGCACCTCGTGGTGCAGGACGCCGTCGTGCCGCGCACCAAGCTGCCCGAAGTGCTCGATAAGGTTCGCCGCATCGGCGAAGACCTCCGTCTGCGCGTCGCGAACGTCTTTCACGCCGGCGACGGAAACCTTCACCCGAACATCGCCTACGACGCCAACGACCCGGACGAGTCGGCGCGCGTGCAGACCGCGATGCACGCCATCATGCGAGCGTGCGTCGACGCCGGCGGCACCATCACCGGCGAGCACGGCATCGGCATCGACAAGCTGCAGTACATGGATTTGATCTTCTCCCCGGATTCGCTCGCCGCGATGTGCAGCCTCCGCGACGTGTTCGATCCCGATCGGCGCTCGAACCCGGGCAAGGTCGTTCCCATGCACTCGTGCCGCGAATGGCACGGCGCGCGCTCGGCGCGGCAGGACGCGGCGAAGGGACCACCTGTCGCATGA
- a CDS encoding heterodisulfide reductase-related iron-sulfur binding cluster produces the protein MTRSVSSGVAECAIPGTPLAGQRVGLDACVHCGFCLQACPTYVTLEDENDSPRGRIVLMRSVYDGTLDTSNESVQTHIDRCLGCRACETACPSGVPYGFLLEATRETIGEHRPLPRVARLILSTFEQPALLGLAMFGGRVLRATGIARLMSRLPGRIGFSMAMLSSTSRRVDRRRRDRDGVNGRAGDRGRVAPLTGCVMEGLFAETNRATERVLASNGYAVTSAAGQGCCGALHAHAGDAEGARRLARRNIAAFERAAVDFVCVNAAGCGAAMKEYAQLLADDPVWRERADRFAAKVRDVSELVAVAGPRPGGTVQMKVAYDAPCHLLHAQRVANPPLAALRAIPGLQLVPLVESEMCCGSAGIYNLVEPETSDLVLQRKLKNIEAAGADIVATGNPGCMMQIGAGLLRAGSRVTVAHPMDLLDESYAAAATAAAERNETRATT, from the coding sequence ATGACGCGGTCCGTTTCTTCGGGCGTTGCCGAATGCGCCATTCCCGGGACGCCGCTCGCGGGACAGCGGGTCGGACTCGACGCGTGTGTGCACTGCGGCTTCTGTCTTCAGGCGTGCCCAACGTACGTCACGCTCGAGGACGAGAACGACAGTCCGCGCGGCAGAATCGTGTTGATGCGGTCCGTCTACGATGGAACGCTCGACACGTCCAACGAAAGCGTGCAAACGCACATCGATCGCTGCCTCGGCTGCCGCGCGTGCGAAACCGCGTGTCCGTCCGGCGTTCCGTACGGTTTTCTGCTCGAGGCGACGCGCGAGACCATCGGCGAGCATCGGCCGTTGCCGCGGGTCGCTCGCCTCATCTTGTCGACCTTCGAACAACCGGCGCTGCTCGGGCTCGCGATGTTCGGCGGGCGAGTTCTGCGAGCGACCGGAATCGCACGGCTGATGTCGCGGCTTCCGGGGCGAATCGGCTTCTCGATGGCGATGCTGAGCTCGACGAGCCGCCGCGTCGACCGCCGCCGGCGCGACCGCGACGGCGTGAACGGGCGAGCCGGTGATCGAGGCCGCGTCGCACCGCTCACCGGGTGCGTCATGGAAGGACTGTTCGCCGAGACGAATCGCGCGACGGAACGCGTTCTGGCGTCGAACGGGTACGCGGTCACGTCCGCGGCGGGACAGGGCTGTTGCGGGGCGCTGCACGCGCACGCCGGTGATGCCGAAGGCGCGCGCCGACTCGCTCGGCGCAACATCGCGGCCTTCGAGCGAGCGGCCGTGGACTTCGTGTGCGTCAATGCCGCCGGCTGCGGCGCCGCGATGAAGGAATACGCCCAGCTATTGGCCGACGACCCCGTGTGGCGCGAGCGAGCCGATCGGTTCGCGGCAAAGGTGAGAGACGTGTCCGAGCTGGTCGCCGTCGCGGGTCCGCGCCCTGGCGGCACCGTGCAAATGAAGGTCGCGTATGACGCGCCCTGCCACTTGCTCCACGCCCAGCGCGTCGCGAATCCGCCGCTCGCCGCACTTCGCGCCATACCGGGCCTTCAACTCGTGCCGTTGGTCGAGAGCGAGATGTGCTGTGGGAGCGCCGGGATTTACAATCTTGTCGAACCGGAAACGTCGGATCTGGTATTGCAACGCAAGCTGAAGAACATTGAAGCAGCCGGAGCGGACATCGTCGCGACCGGGAACCCTGGTTGCATGATGCAAATCGGCGCGGGGCTGTTGCGGGCCGGCTCGCGGGTGACAGTCGCGCACCCCATGGACTTGCTCGACGAGAGCTATGCGGCGGCGGCGACGGCGGCGGCGGAACGGAACGAGACGAGGGCGACGACATGA
- a CDS encoding nucleoside triphosphate pyrophosphohydrolase family protein — protein sequence MNLDDYQRAALRTINPDLSDRDRLLDASAGLAEESAELLGLIRKRIFQRREVDEARLVEELGDTLWCLAVAAHALGISLSDVAAANLSKLADRHPGGFGPAKPGPRLV from the coding sequence ATGAACCTCGACGATTATCAGCGCGCCGCGCTCCGCACGATCAATCCGGACCTGAGCGACCGCGATCGCCTGCTCGACGCGAGTGCGGGGCTGGCTGAGGAATCCGCGGAGCTGCTCGGCCTCATTCGAAAGCGAATCTTTCAGCGGCGCGAGGTGGACGAGGCACGCCTCGTCGAAGAGCTGGGCGACACGTTGTGGTGTCTCGCCGTGGCGGCGCACGCGCTCGGGATCTCGCTCTCCGACGTCGCGGCGGCCAACCTCTCGAAGCTCGCCGACCGTCACCCGGGCGGATTCGGTCCGGCCAAGCCGGGACCGCGACTCGTCTAA
- the aroB gene encoding 3-dehydroquinate synthase, translating into MTAAASGTRRITLPTYEVTVGAGILERLGDVVREVAPAHRYAIVTDTNVGPTYASRVQSALGAERTTVFTVPAGEAHKNRESWSRMTDELFSARFGRDSAIVALGGGVVGDLAGFVAATFMRGVPFIQVPTTLLSMIDASVGGKTGVDTPAGKNLVGAFHQPAAVVADLRALGTLPFAQLISGMAEAIKHGVIADASYFDSVAAVSDRIDEIDVAGPQMLDLVARSIEIKADVVARDERETGLRKILNFGHTLGHAIEHMSGYSILHGEAVAVGMVLESRIAERLGVAEPGTALRVESVVRAFGLPASIPERMSPDDVIEATHGDKKARGGKAQYALPAAVGMMAAENDGWSVAVPDAAVREALA; encoded by the coding sequence GTGACGGCCGCAGCGAGCGGCACTCGCCGGATCACGCTGCCGACGTACGAGGTCACCGTCGGCGCCGGAATCCTCGAACGCCTCGGCGACGTCGTGCGCGAAGTCGCGCCGGCGCATCGCTACGCGATCGTCACTGATACGAACGTCGGTCCCACGTACGCGTCGCGGGTGCAGAGCGCGCTCGGCGCCGAACGCACCACCGTGTTCACGGTGCCCGCGGGCGAAGCGCACAAGAATCGCGAGAGCTGGTCGCGCATGACCGACGAGCTTTTTTCCGCGCGCTTCGGACGCGATTCCGCGATCGTCGCCCTGGGCGGCGGCGTGGTCGGCGATCTCGCCGGATTCGTGGCCGCGACGTTCATGCGAGGCGTTCCCTTCATCCAGGTGCCGACGACGCTGCTCTCGATGATCGACGCGTCCGTCGGAGGAAAGACGGGCGTGGACACGCCCGCCGGAAAGAACCTCGTCGGCGCGTTTCACCAGCCGGCCGCGGTCGTCGCCGACCTGCGAGCACTCGGCACGCTGCCGTTCGCGCAGCTCATCTCCGGGATGGCCGAAGCCATCAAGCACGGAGTGATCGCCGACGCATCGTATTTCGACAGCGTCGCCGCCGTCTCCGACCGGATCGACGAGATCGACGTGGCCGGCCCACAGATGCTCGACCTCGTCGCGCGAAGCATCGAGATCAAAGCCGACGTCGTCGCGCGCGACGAGCGCGAGACGGGCCTCCGCAAGATTCTCAACTTCGGCCATACGCTCGGCCACGCGATCGAGCACATGAGCGGCTACTCGATCCTGCACGGCGAGGCGGTCGCGGTCGGCATGGTGCTCGAAAGCCGAATCGCCGAGCGGCTCGGTGTCGCGGAGCCTGGTACCGCGTTGCGCGTGGAATCGGTCGTCCGTGCGTTCGGACTTCCGGCCTCCATTCCGGAACGAATGTCGCCGGACGACGTCATCGAAGCGACGCATGGCGACAAGAAAGCACGCGGCGGCAAGGCTCAGTACGCGCTTCCGGCCGCCGTCGGCATGATGGCCGCGGAAAACGACGGTTGGTCGGTTGCGGTTCCCGACGCGGCCGTTCGAGAAGCGCTCGCCTGA
- a CDS encoding NAD(P)/FAD-dependent oxidoreductase: MVHEIRDLTIIGGGPTGLFALFYAGMRRASAQIVDALPDLGGQLTALYPEKLIFDVGGYPVVPAKQLVKSLAEQAARFNEPVHLGHRVDGLEEVNGHFELVTDKARFPSRAIVVAAGIGAFSPRRLPQECAKPWYGRGIHEVVTDPETFRGKRVVVIGGGDSAFDWATQLLDRATRVTLVHRSDQFRAHAATVAQFMAAVESGRADLFTFHELHDIKCVEIADVFTHVEIRDVKSKATRMVHADAIIPMLGFVSDLGALASWGLTLEKKREIVVNSMMETGRPGIYAAGDVTTYPGKLKLIATGFAEAATAVNQAVHWIYPDRKVAPGHSSNMELFGQKDD; this comes from the coding sequence ATGGTTCACGAAATTCGCGACCTCACGATCATCGGCGGCGGCCCGACAGGGCTGTTCGCTCTGTTTTACGCCGGAATGCGGCGCGCGTCGGCGCAGATCGTCGACGCGCTGCCGGATTTGGGCGGCCAGCTCACCGCGCTCTACCCGGAGAAGCTGATCTTCGACGTCGGCGGCTACCCGGTGGTGCCGGCGAAGCAGCTCGTGAAGTCGCTGGCCGAGCAGGCGGCGCGGTTCAACGAACCGGTCCATCTGGGCCACCGCGTCGACGGTCTCGAGGAAGTAAACGGACACTTCGAGCTGGTCACCGACAAGGCCCGTTTCCCATCGCGCGCGATCGTCGTCGCCGCGGGGATCGGCGCGTTCTCGCCGCGCCGGCTGCCGCAGGAATGCGCGAAGCCGTGGTACGGCCGAGGGATTCATGAAGTCGTGACGGATCCGGAGACGTTTCGCGGGAAGCGTGTCGTGGTCATCGGCGGCGGCGACTCGGCGTTCGACTGGGCAACGCAGCTCCTCGATCGCGCCACCCGTGTGACGCTCGTGCATCGCAGCGACCAGTTCCGCGCGCACGCCGCGACGGTCGCGCAATTCATGGCGGCGGTCGAATCGGGCCGCGCGGATCTGTTCACGTTCCACGAGCTGCACGACATCAAGTGCGTCGAGATCGCCGACGTCTTCACTCACGTGGAGATTCGCGACGTCAAGTCGAAGGCGACGCGGATGGTGCACGCGGACGCGATCATCCCGATGCTCGGGTTCGTGAGCGACCTCGGCGCGCTCGCGTCGTGGGGACTCACGCTCGAGAAAAAGCGCGAGATCGTCGTGAACAGCATGATGGAAACGGGGCGCCCGGGCATCTACGCGGCCGGCGACGTGACGACCTATCCTGGCAAGTTGAAGCTGATCGCGACGGGCTTCGCCGAAGCGGCGACAGCGGTCAACCAGGCCGTGCACTGGATCTATCCCGATCGGAAGGTGGCGCCCGGACACTCGTCGAACATGGAGCTGTTCGGCCAGAAGGACGACTAG
- a CDS encoding glycine cleavage T C-terminal barrel domain-containing protein, translating into MSSPHFNPEATPRAAATLPATMELGGHEVVVAYSDVAVEFAALRTGAIVIDRSFRGRMRFFGEKSGEALTGLVTSDVIGTLPGHGHYAAALSAKGRIVADLRIFATPVASSYLVDTPPRAWPGFLAMVKKYVNPRVSGYRDDSHAIRDIGIFGADARRIVSRLTGVAADTLGGLAPFDNVTATVHGAEVLIARVPDLGLEGYDLFVPFEIFDSAWRDAVAAGAVPAGLAAWEIARVEAGRPEWGIDMDESTIPQEANFDELDAISYTKGCYIGQEVVARVHFRGHVNRHLRGLRSAGSPPPTGAQLIDDTGNHVGDVRSAVSSPRLGGIAIGMVRREVSPGASLTARSEHGEQQVDVAALPFSA; encoded by the coding sequence ATGAGCAGTCCGCACTTCAACCCTGAAGCGACTCCACGCGCCGCGGCGACTCTGCCGGCGACGATGGAGCTCGGCGGACACGAGGTGGTGGTCGCCTACTCCGATGTGGCCGTGGAGTTCGCCGCGCTTCGCACGGGAGCGATCGTCATCGATCGCAGCTTTCGCGGGCGGATGCGTTTTTTCGGCGAGAAGTCGGGCGAAGCGCTCACCGGGCTCGTCACGAGTGACGTCATCGGCACCCTTCCGGGACACGGCCATTACGCCGCCGCGCTTTCGGCGAAGGGACGCATCGTCGCGGATCTGCGGATCTTCGCGACACCCGTCGCCTCGTCGTACCTGGTGGATACTCCGCCTCGCGCATGGCCCGGCTTCCTGGCGATGGTGAAGAAGTACGTGAATCCGCGGGTCTCCGGATATCGCGACGATTCGCACGCGATCCGGGACATCGGGATCTTCGGCGCGGACGCGCGGCGCATCGTCTCGCGACTCACCGGCGTCGCGGCCGACACGCTGGGCGGGTTGGCGCCGTTCGACAACGTGACGGCGACGGTGCACGGAGCCGAAGTGCTGATCGCGCGCGTCCCCGATCTCGGCCTCGAGGGCTACGACCTGTTCGTGCCGTTCGAGATTTTCGATAGCGCGTGGCGCGATGCGGTCGCGGCGGGCGCGGTGCCGGCCGGACTCGCGGCGTGGGAGATCGCGCGTGTCGAAGCCGGTCGCCCCGAGTGGGGGATCGACATGGATGAGAGCACGATCCCGCAGGAGGCCAACTTCGACGAGCTCGACGCGATCTCGTACACGAAGGGCTGCTACATCGGGCAAGAGGTCGTGGCCCGTGTGCATTTCCGCGGCCACGTGAATCGCCATCTGCGCGGTTTGCGATCGGCCGGTTCGCCCCCGCCGACGGGCGCGCAACTGATCGACGACACCGGCAATCACGTGGGCGACGTGCGCAGCGCGGTGTCGTCGCCGCGGTTGGGCGGTATCGCGATCGGAATGGTTCGGCGGGAGGTGAGCCCGGGAGCGTCGTTGACAGCGCGCTCGGAGCATGGCGAGCAGCAAGTCGACGTAGCGGCGCTTCCCTTCTCGGCGTAA
- a CDS encoding cob(I)yrinic acid a,c-diamide adenosyltransferase encodes MKIYTKTGDAGDTGLFGGGRVPKSHPRVEAYGDVDELNATIGVARTAGPADAQIDALLVRVQQDLFAIGALLATPDRERMRMHLDKAKVDQERIIELERAIDATDAELEPLRAFILPGGSPKAAALHVARTVCRRAERRIVEIAEEMELPPLVIVYLNRLSDVLFTLARLANKRAATEETTW; translated from the coding sequence ATGAAGATCTACACGAAAACGGGTGACGCCGGCGACACGGGACTCTTTGGCGGAGGTCGAGTGCCAAAGAGTCATCCGCGCGTCGAGGCGTACGGCGACGTCGACGAGTTGAACGCGACGATTGGCGTCGCGCGCACCGCCGGTCCCGCCGACGCCCAGATCGACGCGCTGCTCGTTCGGGTGCAGCAGGACCTGTTCGCCATCGGCGCGCTCCTCGCGACGCCCGATCGCGAACGCATGCGCATGCACCTCGACAAAGCGAAGGTCGATCAGGAGCGCATCATCGAATTGGAGCGCGCCATCGATGCCACCGACGCCGAGCTCGAGCCCCTTCGCGCGTTCATTCTGCCTGGAGGCTCTCCGAAAGCCGCGGCCCTGCACGTCGCCCGCACGGTCTGCCGGCGCGCCGAGCGTCGCATCGTGGAAATCGCGGAAGAGATGGAGCTTCCCCCGCTCGTCATCGTCTATCTCAACCGGCTGTCCGATGTGCTCTTCACACTGGCGCGGCTCGCCAACAAGCGCGCCGCGACCGAGGAGACGACGTGGTGA
- a CDS encoding FAD-binding protein — protein sequence MTTAVSLSAEAIADRVRDAQTRGARLRIAGAGTWLDAGRPVGSSEELSLAAHTGITEYTPGDLTLTARAGTTLREIRDAVSPHGQWLALDPFGSDEGTLGATIATASAGPLATRFGTPRDLALGLEFVSGRGATVRGGGRVVKNVAGFDLTRLLTGSWGTLGVITEATVRLHARPEADVTLAVSPSDDRIDVGGVRAALKRWPFVPLACEVVNDSLGRELGLGGEAVVFRLGGNSESVAEQRRAIAELAGGPAREVDPSVWRSLRAADDDATLVLRVSRAPAEVSAAWADATALTAPFASARVSASPARGIVRCATQAVGASIEQYASTLAGLRSRIVAERAPVHLWNAPPLARAADPLQSRIRDAFDPQRILNPGILGERAVS from the coding sequence ATGACCACCGCGGTCTCGCTCTCAGCCGAGGCGATTGCCGATCGCGTGCGCGACGCCCAAACGCGCGGCGCGCGTCTGCGAATCGCCGGCGCGGGCACGTGGCTCGACGCCGGCCGGCCGGTCGGATCCTCGGAGGAACTTTCGCTCGCCGCGCACACCGGGATCACCGAGTACACGCCGGGCGATCTCACGCTGACGGCAAGAGCGGGTACGACGCTTCGCGAGATTCGGGACGCCGTTTCGCCGCACGGCCAGTGGCTCGCGCTCGACCCGTTCGGCTCCGACGAGGGAACGCTCGGCGCGACGATCGCGACCGCGTCCGCGGGCCCGCTCGCGACCCGTTTCGGCACGCCGCGCGATCTCGCGCTTGGACTCGAGTTCGTGAGCGGACGGGGCGCGACGGTGCGTGGCGGCGGGCGCGTGGTGAAAAACGTCGCGGGATTCGATCTCACGCGCTTGCTCACGGGGTCGTGGGGAACGCTCGGAGTCATCACCGAGGCGACGGTGCGCCTCCACGCGCGTCCCGAGGCGGATGTCACGTTGGCCGTATCGCCCAGCGACGACCGAATCGACGTCGGTGGAGTGCGCGCGGCGCTCAAGCGCTGGCCCTTCGTTCCGCTGGCGTGTGAAGTCGTGAACGACTCGCTCGGCCGTGAGCTCGGGCTGGGCGGCGAGGCGGTCGTCTTCCGGCTCGGCGGCAACAGCGAGTCGGTCGCCGAGCAACGGCGCGCGATCGCCGAATTGGCGGGAGGGCCCGCGCGCGAGGTCGACCCGAGCGTCTGGCGCTCGCTTCGCGCGGCGGACGACGACGCGACACTCGTGCTTCGCGTGTCGCGCGCTCCGGCCGAGGTGAGCGCTGCGTGGGCCGACGCGACGGCGCTCACCGCACCGTTCGCGAGCGCGCGCGTGAGCGCGTCACCGGCGCGCGGCATCGTGCGCTGCGCGACGCAGGCAGTCGGCGCGTCGATCGAACAATATGCGTCGACGCTCGCCGGCCTTCGCTCGCGTATCGTTGCCGAACGCGCCCCCGTGCATCTGTGGAATGCGCCGCCACTCGCGCGCGCGGCCGATCCGCTCCAGTCGCGCATTCGCGACGCGTTCGATCCGCAACGCATCTTGAACCCCGGCATCCTCGGGGAGAGGGCCGTGTCATGA